Sequence from the Clostridium saccharobutylicum DSM 13864 genome:
ATTAAAAACAGAACAAGTTCCCTTAGTTGCAGTATTCCAATCACCTAGAAAGCTGTCTTGTTCAAATGGCACAAGCGTTTTTGAATATTTATTTTCATGTGTAAGTATTACTCTTCCTTCAGTAACCATAAGATGTCTTGATACATTGGGTAAATTGGTAAATGTAGATTCTGGTATATCTATCCTAGCAAAGCCAAGCCTCCATAAAAAATTTTTTTCGGCATAAGTTGACCCTAAAGGATAGGTTATTATTTCTGTTGCCATACCGCCAGACCAAAATGTTGGAGTGTAATCTTCTTTTTTTATTAATTGTACACTATAGCTCAAATCATTATTCCTCCATATAAAAAATATTGTTTTAATATATCTTACTACAAAAAAGAATCAAGTTATATTTAGAAATTAATTTTTTATGAAATGTAATGAAAATCAAATATATTTTATAAAATAAATGATTATATTAATGAATGTAAATTAAGGGATAAATAAGAATTTATTGCGAATAGAAAAACACTTATTAGAGAAATCTATATTAAAGAAGTTATATTAATTGTAATTTTATAGCTGAATTTTTATGGGATTTTTTAACTAAGAAAGATGGTTTGATTGTAATAAGTATTCAAACTAAGGAGGAAAAAATGTATAGTAATGATATTTATACACTTAGTAAATTAGCAGAAAAAAAATATAAGCATGCAAGTGAAAAAACAGCGAAATATATTGGCAGAGCTATTGTGACTGGATTTTATGTAATTGTTGCAATAATACTTTCATATACAACAGGAGCAATACTTTATCCTAATTTTCCTGAGTTCTCGAAAATATTGGTAGCAGGGACATTTTCATTTGCTTTAGCGTTAATTGTTTTTTTAAGTGGAGAATTATTTACTGGAAATAATTTAATTATGTGCGTAGCAATGTATGAGAAAAAAATTACATTTAAAATGGCACTTAAGGTTTGGATTTATAGCTATATAGGAAACTGTATAGGTTCAATTATATTATCATATTTGTTTATAAAAAGTGGAGCATCATTTGCAGTGATTCAACATTATATTGAGCCAATCGCACATACAAAATTAGAACTGCCAATTTATCAATTGATATTAAGAGGAATCTTATGTAATTTTGTTGTTTGTTTAGGATATTTAACAGGTATAAAGATGCAAAGTGAAGGCGGAAAATTAGTAATGATGTTCTTCTGCGTATTTGCTTTTATAATTGCTGGATTTGAGCATAGTGTAGCTAATATGGGCGTATTTTCTATAGCATATTTTGCATTAGGAGGTTTGCCAATATTATTAATTTTAAGAAATTTATTATGGGTAACGTTAGGAAACATTATAGGTGGAGGGGTATTGCTAGGATTAACATCTGTATTAATAAGTGTTGATGATAATAATTAGGAATATTCGTTAAAATATTAGAAGTTAGATACATTCACATTATAAAATTATTGGATTACAGGATATATTATTGAGTGAGAGATGATATATCCTATTTTTATATGTATATACTGCTTTTAATTTTAGGTTAAATTACTGTTATTCATTCTCATACAAATTATTTTTTGTAACATAGATAGTTATTAATTTTATTGAGTTATTGTTTACCCTAATCAAATAGAAAGATATAATTAATTTATATAGTGATAGTAAAATATAAGATACATAAGAAAACTATATTAATTTAAAAAAATATTATATAAGAACTATTAATATATAATTTATATAGATGGTGAGTAAATGATTAAAATTAAGTTAGAGAAAAATAAAAGTGGAAAAATAATATTCAAATTGAAAGTTGCAGAAATTGATAGAAATAATATTTTATTGAAGCGAGCTCTTATGGAGGGGAAAGTCATTAAAGGAAATACTAGATTTAATTACGAAGTACCTTTAAGATTCTTCATTCCTATATGTAATAATGTGGATAAGACTAAATTTAATTTAGATAATAAAAGTTTGTTATCTTATTTAGAGTTTTCTGATTATTATGATGAAAATTATTATACGGAGATTGAGGCTACACCTAAGTATATGAAAAAATGGAGAGAAGAGGGCTGTCCAGATATTTATAGAATTACAATAGATAAAGAAACTTATGACATAAAAAAGGAAGTGGCGTTTAAAAAGCCAACCATATCATTTGGGAAATTTAAATTATAGGGGGAGATTATTATGGAGTTTTTAAAAGATAAAAAGTTGCTAAGAAAAGAAGTTTTAGATAGACGTAAGGATATAGATAAAAAAGAAAAAGAAAAGATGGATGAAATAATAGAAGAAAAATTATATGAAAGCAGTTATTATAAAAATGCGAAAAATATATTTATTTATATTTCTTATGATTCGGAAATTAATACTAGAAATATAATAAACAATTCGCTAAAAGCAGGTAAGAAAATTTATGTTCCGCGAACTGAATTTAAAACAAAACTTATGGATGCAGTCGAAGTTACAACTTTGGATAATTTAACTAAGAGTTCATATGGAATTTTAGAACCTTCAATAGAAGAGTCAGCGATTGATCCAAATGAGTTAGATTTAATCATTGTTCCAGGAGTAGCATTTGATGAAAGTCATGGAAGAATGGGATATGGAGCAGGATTTTACGATAGATATTTTAAGAGAATTAATGAGAAAAGCTTAAAGAAAATAACAAAGTTAGCAATGGCGTATGATTTTCAGGTAATAAATAAAGTCCCTATGGACAAAGATGATGTGCCTGTTGATTGTATTTTTACTGAGAAAAGAGTTATTTAATAATTAGAACTGTTCAAAATAATTCATAGAGCTTAAGATAAAGGTGGTAATTATGAAATATATAGAGAGCAATTTTAGTTATTTAAGAGAAACTAAGTTTAAAAAGTACTATGATGAGTTAGTAAAGGCTGAATGTGCAGTAGAAAGGTTCCCTAGAATAAGCAAGATAATTATAAGAAGAGTGGTTGAGGATTTACTAAGATTTATAGCAAAAGAAAAAAATATAGATACTAATATTTGTATGAATACTTTGATTCAAAATATTAAGTTTAATTTTGATTTTTTATTTCCACAAGAAATTTATAATAAAATTGACATAATACGATTTAATGGAAATGAACCAGTAGTTAATAATAATATACGTAATAGAATCATTAAGTCTCCAATACAACTGTTAGAAATTACACATAATATTCTGTGTTGCTATCTTAAAGAAACTGAACCACAATCTATGATTAAGATTAAAGATTTAACGTTTACTGCTCCCACTACTATTGAATATGATAGAATAGAACTTAAAAAGCTTAGAAAAGAAATTTTATTAAGAAAAAATAAGATTGATGATTTAAGAATTAAGGTGATTGAGCTAGGAAATCAATCGAAGAGTATAAGAGAATTAACTAATATTATAATAGCGACAAGAGAAGAAAAAGTAAACTTGGAGAGTATGGAAAAAATATTAGTTAGTAAAATAAATAGATATAATATTGAGTTAGTTAATTTAGATGAAAACTATGAAATGTATATAAAGGGTTTTAATCAATTAAAAAAAGAATGTTATGACAATAATGAATTGCTAATTATTAAAGAAGATCAACTCCTTAGAGCAGAGTTAGAAAATCAAGAAGTAAGAAATTTGATTAAAAGTTTAGAAGAACAGGATAGAGAAATAGCAAAACAAGTAGATATTATAGATGGGCAATTAGAGCAAATTAGAAAGTTATATGAAAGCTCATTAAATAAAAGTAATACATATCAAGATATTATAGAAACAATAGAATTTTCATATGATGATAAACTTAAAACAGAGTTACAATTTCAAAAAACAAGTGTAAAAATGGAAGTTGAATTTGAGGATAGAAAGTTTAATGAAGTTATTGCTATATATAATAGAAACATAGATGATCTTAAAAGAAAGATAAAAATATTTAAAGAGATA
This genomic interval carries:
- a CDS encoding HutD family protein → MSYSVQLIKKEDYTPTFWSGGMATEIITYPLGSTYAEKNFLWRLGFARIDIPESTFTNLPNVSRHLMVTEGRVILTHENKYSKTLVPFEQDSFLGDWNTATKGTCSVFNLMTKRNYNGELTHISIKPENDFNFKYNLSNDKNLVAICFYPLNGIFETNIDDENFKICTGDLLCINYYDCINTNAVDAYTTSDFEHKFNLFNSYKETVEVIVSIIYK
- a CDS encoding formate/nitrite transporter family protein; the protein is MYSNDIYTLSKLAEKKYKHASEKTAKYIGRAIVTGFYVIVAIILSYTTGAILYPNFPEFSKILVAGTFSFALALIVFLSGELFTGNNLIMCVAMYEKKITFKMALKVWIYSYIGNCIGSIILSYLFIKSGASFAVIQHYIEPIAHTKLELPIYQLILRGILCNFVVCLGYLTGIKMQSEGGKLVMMFFCVFAFIIAGFEHSVANMGVFSIAYFALGGLPILLILRNLLWVTLGNIIGGGVLLGLTSVLISVDDNN
- a CDS encoding 5-formyltetrahydrofolate cyclo-ligase, whose translation is MEFLKDKKLLRKEVLDRRKDIDKKEKEKMDEIIEEKLYESSYYKNAKNIFIYISYDSEINTRNIINNSLKAGKKIYVPRTEFKTKLMDAVEVTTLDNLTKSSYGILEPSIEESAIDPNELDLIIVPGVAFDESHGRMGYGAGFYDRYFKRINEKSLKKITKLAMAYDFQVINKVPMDKDDVPVDCIFTEKRVI